Proteins encoded together in one Pseudomonas sp. Seg1 window:
- a CDS encoding pyrimidine/purine nucleoside phosphorylase, which translates to MFKVNEYFDGTVKSIAFGTPEGPATIGVMAPGEYEFGTSQREIMHVVSGALTVKLPDSSDWETFAAGSQFNVPANSKFQLKVAVDTAYLCEYRG; encoded by the coding sequence ATGTTTAAAGTCAACGAGTACTTCGACGGCACCGTCAAGTCGATCGCCTTTGGCACGCCTGAAGGTCCGGCGACCATCGGCGTCATGGCCCCGGGCGAATACGAATTCGGCACCAGCCAGCGTGAAATCATGCATGTGGTGTCCGGCGCCCTGACCGTCAAACTGCCGGACAGCAGCGACTGGGAAACCTTCGCCGCCGGCAGCCAGTTCAACGTCCCGGCCAACAGCAAGTTTCAGCTGAAAGTCGCCGTCGACACCGCTTACCTGTGCGAGTACCGCGGCTAA
- a CDS encoding exonuclease domain-containing protein, giving the protein MPHWLVIDLEATTDEGGWPVTEMEIIEIGATLVDRAGREQDHFQRFVKPTRRPLLTPFCRELTHITQANIDTAQPLSEVWPAFERWLAQHQTRLEGWASWGDYDRRQLLQEWQRLQLDSALSRVPHMNLKQRFAKARRLERPLGLNGALQLAGMQFSGQQHRALEDARNTARLLPLVLPL; this is encoded by the coding sequence ATGCCCCACTGGCTGGTCATTGATCTGGAAGCCACCACCGACGAGGGTGGCTGGCCGGTCACGGAAATGGAAATTATCGAGATCGGTGCCACGCTGGTCGATCGCGCCGGACGCGAGCAGGACCACTTTCAACGTTTCGTCAAACCGACACGACGGCCGTTGCTGACGCCCTTCTGTCGCGAGCTGACGCACATTACCCAGGCCAATATCGATACGGCGCAGCCCTTGAGCGAAGTCTGGCCGGCATTCGAGCGCTGGCTCGCTCAGCATCAGACGCGCCTCGAGGGCTGGGCCAGTTGGGGCGATTACGACCGCAGGCAGTTACTTCAGGAATGGCAGCGGCTGCAACTCGACAGCGCACTGAGTCGAGTGCCCCACATGAACCTCAAGCAACGTTTCGCCAAGGCCCGGCGCCTGGAGCGGCCGCTGGGGCTCAACGGCGCACTGCAACTGGCGGGGATGCAGTTCAGCGGTCAGCAACATCGAGCGCTGGAGGATGCCCGCAATACCGCGCGGTTGCTGCCGCTGGTTCTGCCGCTATAG
- a CDS encoding acetyl/propionyl/methylcrotonyl-CoA carboxylase subunit alpha: protein MPAIHKILIANRGEIACRIQRTAQALGYRTVAVFSDADADALHVQMADQAVHIGAAPVQQSYLSIPNILDAARRSGADAIHPGYGFLSENAEFARACEQAGLTFIGPSPDAIELMGSKRLSKIAMLHAGVPCIAGYQGAAQDDATLLREAERIGYPLMIKASAGGGGRGMRLVHNATELPAQLRTARSEALNGFGSDELILEQALVEPRHVEVQLFGDHHGHLIYLGERDCSIQRRHQKVIEEAPCPVMTAELRQAMGEAALKAGRAVNYVGAGTVEFLLDARGQFYFLEMNTRLQVEHPVTELITGLDLVAWQISVAEGLPLPLTQKQVELNGHAMEVRLYAEDPAQDFLPQTGRIEAWEPAFAHGARIDHGLCEGQSVSPFYDPMLGKLIAHGATREEARRKLLRAVQDTVLLGVQSNQRLLESLLQHPQFISGEFSTGFIAQHFSAHPCLHTYTPSAEELAIAAALFYLASAQQHRAPLSHWRNNASVPLHYRLGLDEQNWSVRLLKCPGDLIQVQIADRSFELKLIEHSATSVTLEIDSLRQRHAYRHDGGHLWLFTHPGSLRLEDRTHAVIGSQTSVSSGTLKAPMDGAIVDVLVSEGSPVSKGQLLVVLEAMKMEHPLKAGIDGVLKRVQVKVGDQVKNRQVLLQVE from the coding sequence ATGCCCGCCATCCACAAAATCCTGATCGCCAACCGCGGTGAAATCGCCTGCCGCATCCAGCGCACCGCCCAGGCTTTGGGCTACCGCACCGTCGCCGTTTTCAGCGACGCCGATGCCGATGCGCTGCACGTACAAATGGCCGATCAAGCCGTGCACATCGGCGCCGCGCCGGTGCAGCAGTCCTACCTGAGTATCCCGAATATCCTCGACGCCGCCCGCCGCAGCGGCGCCGATGCAATCCATCCCGGCTACGGCTTTCTTTCGGAAAACGCCGAGTTTGCCCGCGCCTGCGAACAGGCCGGCCTGACCTTCATTGGCCCGAGCCCCGACGCGATCGAACTGATGGGCAGCAAACGCCTGTCGAAAATCGCCATGCTTCACGCTGGCGTGCCCTGCATCGCCGGCTATCAGGGTGCAGCGCAGGACGACGCGACATTGCTGCGCGAGGCCGAACGCATCGGTTATCCGTTGATGATCAAGGCCAGCGCCGGAGGCGGCGGTCGCGGCATGCGTCTGGTGCACAACGCGACTGAACTGCCAGCGCAGTTGCGCACCGCACGTTCTGAAGCACTGAACGGCTTTGGCAGTGACGAATTGATCCTCGAACAGGCACTGGTCGAGCCGCGCCATGTCGAAGTGCAGCTGTTTGGCGACCACCACGGCCACCTGATCTACCTCGGCGAACGCGACTGCTCGATCCAGCGCCGCCATCAGAAAGTCATCGAAGAGGCGCCCTGCCCGGTGATGACGGCCGAGTTGCGCCAAGCCATGGGTGAAGCCGCGCTCAAGGCCGGGCGCGCGGTGAATTACGTCGGCGCCGGCACCGTGGAGTTTCTGCTCGATGCGCGTGGGCAGTTCTACTTTCTGGAGATGAATACCCGCCTGCAAGTGGAGCATCCGGTGACCGAGCTGATTACCGGGCTCGATCTGGTCGCGTGGCAAATATCGGTTGCCGAGGGCTTGCCTCTGCCCCTGACCCAGAAGCAAGTCGAACTCAATGGCCATGCCATGGAAGTGCGGCTGTATGCCGAAGATCCGGCGCAGGATTTTCTGCCGCAGACCGGCCGCATCGAGGCCTGGGAACCGGCGTTCGCGCACGGTGCGCGTATCGATCATGGCCTGTGCGAAGGTCAATCGGTCAGCCCGTTTTACGACCCGATGCTCGGCAAACTGATCGCCCACGGTGCCACCCGCGAAGAGGCGCGGCGCAAACTGCTGCGCGCGGTGCAAGACACCGTGTTGCTTGGTGTGCAAAGCAATCAGCGACTACTCGAAAGCCTGCTGCAACATCCGCAATTCATCAGCGGCGAGTTCAGCACCGGGTTCATCGCGCAGCATTTCAGCGCTCACCCGTGCCTGCATACCTACACGCCGAGCGCCGAAGAGCTCGCCATCGCCGCAGCGCTGTTTTATCTGGCCTCCGCGCAACAGCATCGCGCGCCGTTGAGCCACTGGCGCAACAACGCCAGCGTGCCGCTGCACTATCGGCTCGGTTTAGATGAACAAAACTGGAGTGTGCGACTGCTCAAGTGCCCGGGCGATCTGATTCAGGTGCAAATCGCTGACCGCAGCTTCGAATTGAAGCTCATCGAACACAGCGCCACCTCGGTAACGCTGGAAATTGACAGCCTGCGCCAACGTCATGCCTATCGCCACGACGGCGGGCACCTGTGGCTGTTTACCCATCCGGGCAGCCTGCGCCTGGAGGATCGAACTCATGCCGTGATCGGCAGTCAGACCAGCGTCAGCTCCGGCACCTTGAAGGCGCCGATGGACGGTGCCATCGTTGATGTACTGGTCAGCGAAGGCAGTCCGGTCAGCAAAGGTCAGTTGCTGGTGGTGCTGGAGGCAATGAAAATGGAGCACCCGCTCAAGGCCGGCATCGACGGCGTACTCAAGCGGGTGCAGGTCAAGGTCGGCGATCAGGTAAAAAATCGTCAGGTTCTGTTGCAGGTCGAGTAG
- a CDS encoding chemotaxis protein CheV, with protein MAGILDTVDQRTQLVGENRLEILMFRLAGRQLFAINVFKVQEVLQLPKLTLMPQRHPFVCGVVNLRGQTLPVIDLSQAIGMRPLVPGPNSTIIVTEYNRSVQAFLVGGVDRIVNMNWEAILPPPTSAGRQHYLTAISKVDDQLVEIIDVEKVLAEIVPYNAKVSRDKLDDPVLERARGREVLLVDDSNVALSQLRDTLGQLGVKMHIASDGLKALNMLKAWADTGVNMTDKLLMVFTDAEMPEMDGYRLTTEIRNDPRLRGLYVVLHTSLSGSFNDSMVKKVGCDNFLSKFQPDKLVDVVRQRLMLDEVPA; from the coding sequence ATGGCCGGCATTCTCGACACGGTAGACCAACGCACGCAACTGGTGGGTGAGAATCGCCTGGAAATTCTCATGTTCCGACTGGCCGGGCGCCAATTGTTCGCGATCAACGTGTTCAAGGTTCAGGAAGTGCTGCAACTGCCGAAGTTGACCCTGATGCCTCAGCGTCACCCGTTTGTCTGCGGTGTGGTCAATTTGCGCGGGCAGACCTTGCCGGTGATCGATCTGTCCCAGGCAATCGGCATGCGTCCGCTGGTGCCGGGCCCGAACAGCACCATCATCGTCACTGAATACAACCGTTCGGTGCAGGCATTCCTCGTTGGCGGCGTCGACCGCATCGTCAACATGAACTGGGAAGCCATTCTGCCGCCGCCGACCAGCGCTGGCCGCCAGCACTACCTGACGGCCATCAGCAAAGTCGACGATCAATTGGTGGAAATCATCGACGTCGAGAAAGTCCTCGCCGAAATCGTCCCGTACAACGCCAAGGTCTCGCGCGACAAGCTGGATGATCCGGTGCTGGAGCGCGCCCGTGGTCGCGAGGTGTTGCTGGTGGATGACTCCAATGTGGCGCTGTCGCAATTGCGCGATACCCTCGGCCAGCTCGGCGTGAAAATGCACATTGCCAGCGATGGTCTGAAGGCGCTGAACATGCTCAAGGCCTGGGCCGACACCGGCGTGAACATGACCGACAAACTGCTGATGGTGTTCACCGACGCGGAAATGCCGGAAATGGATGGCTACCGCCTGACCACCGAAATCCGTAATGACCCACGCCTGCGTGGTTTGTACGTGGTATTGCACACGTCGTTGTCCGGCAGCTTCAACGACTCGATGGTGAAGAAGGTCGGTTGTGACAACTTCCTCTCCAAATTCCAGCCGGACAAACTGGTCGACGTGGTGCGTCAGCGTCTGATGCTCGACGAAGTGCCGGCCTGA
- the glp gene encoding gephyrin-like molybdotransferase Glp, whose translation MNHVGKPGKTGSLMPVEVALARLLEMAEATPIVEREYLPLAQVEGRVLAEDLISTLDLPPWPNSAMDGYALNLSDWKGEPLPVSQKVFAGQSPEPLQPGTCARIFTGAPVPAGANCVEMQENADVQADGRVRFIEPMKIGQNIRPQGQETKVGELILPAGTRLGPIEQGLSASLGCAGLNVVRRVRVAVISTGDELVEPGQALGPGQIYNSNRVVLCSWLQRLGCEVIDAGILPDDLATTRARLGDLQDVDLILSTGGVSVGEADFLGIALREEGELALWKLAIKPGKPLTFGHFRNVPVIGLPGNPASTLVTFALLTRPYLLRRQGVKDVEPLRFRVPAGFTWPVAGNRREYLRGRLEQGRATIYRNQSSGVLRSAAWADGLVEVLEGRTLLEGEEVVFIPLSDLLG comes from the coding sequence GTGAATCACGTGGGTAAGCCGGGCAAGACCGGCTCGCTGATGCCGGTAGAAGTTGCGCTCGCGCGTCTGCTGGAAATGGCCGAAGCCACGCCCATTGTCGAGCGCGAGTATTTGCCGCTGGCTCAAGTCGAGGGCCGAGTGCTGGCAGAAGATCTGATTTCGACTCTGGATCTGCCGCCATGGCCCAATAGCGCCATGGATGGATATGCCCTGAACTTGTCTGACTGGAAGGGCGAACCGCTGCCAGTCAGTCAAAAGGTGTTCGCCGGGCAATCGCCCGAGCCTTTGCAACCGGGTACCTGTGCGCGGATTTTCACGGGAGCGCCGGTGCCAGCGGGCGCCAATTGCGTGGAAATGCAGGAAAACGCCGATGTTCAGGCCGATGGGCGTGTGCGCTTCATCGAACCGATGAAGATCGGTCAGAACATTCGCCCGCAAGGCCAGGAAACAAAGGTCGGCGAGCTGATTCTGCCGGCCGGCACCCGACTTGGTCCGATTGAGCAAGGCTTGTCCGCATCGCTGGGCTGCGCCGGGCTGAATGTTGTTCGCAGGGTACGAGTGGCAGTGATTTCCACCGGCGACGAATTGGTCGAGCCAGGTCAGGCTCTGGGCCCGGGGCAGATTTACAACAGCAATCGGGTGGTGTTGTGCAGTTGGTTGCAGCGTCTGGGCTGTGAAGTGATCGATGCCGGTATTCTTCCGGACGACCTGGCCACCACTCGCGCCCGTTTGGGTGACTTGCAGGATGTTGACCTGATTCTTTCGACCGGTGGCGTATCGGTGGGTGAAGCGGATTTCCTCGGTATCGCTCTGCGCGAAGAGGGCGAACTGGCGCTGTGGAAACTGGCTATCAAACCCGGAAAGCCGCTGACATTCGGCCATTTTCGCAATGTACCGGTCATCGGCTTGCCGGGTAATCCGGCTTCAACATTGGTGACCTTTGCCTTGCTGACTCGGCCTTACCTGTTGCGCCGTCAGGGCGTAAAGGACGTCGAACCTCTGAGGTTCAGGGTGCCGGCAGGATTCACCTGGCCTGTTGCCGGAAATCGGCGTGAATACCTGCGCGGACGTCTTGAGCAAGGGCGGGCGACGATCTACCGCAACCAAAGCTCGGGTGTGCTGCGCAGTGCTGCGTGGGCTGACGGTCTGGTGGAAGTGCTGGAGGGCAGGACGCTGCTTGAAGGTGAGGAGGTGGTTTTCATTCCTCTGAGTGATCTTCTGGGCTGA
- a CDS encoding MOSC domain-containing protein, which yields MLRLSALYRYPLKSGKGEVLQGIDLDKLGLEGDRRWMLVDEASGRFLTQRAEAKMSRLSALWNAHGGLTMSAPEQASIEIALPGDDAELRGVTIWRDTLRVPDAGDEAARWVSDFIGKPTRLVQVPLDRARMTQAGYGNDDDQVAFADGFPLLLIGEASLQDLSQKVGRPLEMLRFRPNLVIEGSEAYAEDGWKRIRIGDVEFRVVKSCSRCILTTIDPQTGERSADREPLATLQKTRAQADGAMFGQNLVNDRNGRLEVGMPVEILE from the coding sequence ATGCTGCGTCTGAGCGCGCTTTATCGTTACCCGTTGAAATCCGGCAAAGGCGAGGTTCTGCAAGGGATCGACCTGGACAAGCTGGGGCTTGAGGGCGATCGACGCTGGATGCTGGTGGATGAAGCCAGTGGCCGTTTTCTGACCCAGCGCGCCGAAGCGAAAATGAGTCGGTTATCGGCGCTGTGGAATGCTCATGGCGGTTTGACTATGAGCGCGCCGGAACAGGCTTCAATCGAAATCGCCTTGCCCGGCGACGATGCCGAACTGCGTGGCGTGACCATTTGGCGTGACACCTTGCGTGTCCCTGACGCTGGCGATGAAGCGGCCCGTTGGGTCAGCGACTTCATCGGTAAACCGACCCGCCTGGTGCAAGTGCCGCTGGATCGTGCGCGTATGACTCAAGCGGGTTACGGAAACGATGACGATCAGGTCGCGTTCGCCGATGGTTTCCCATTGCTGTTGATTGGTGAGGCGTCGCTACAGGATCTTTCGCAAAAGGTCGGACGTCCTTTGGAAATGCTGCGTTTCCGGCCGAATCTGGTCATCGAGGGCAGCGAGGCCTACGCCGAGGATGGCTGGAAGCGTATTCGCATTGGCGATGTCGAGTTCCGCGTGGTCAAGTCGTGCTCACGGTGCATTCTCACCACCATTGACCCGCAAACCGGTGAGCGCAGTGCGGATCGTGAACCGCTGGCGACGTTGCAGAAGACGCGCGCCCAAGCGGACGGGGCGATGTTCGGGCAGAACCTGGTGAACGACCGCAACGGTCGTCTTGAGGTCGGGATGCCGGTGGAAATTCTCGAGTAA
- the mobA gene encoding molybdenum cofactor guanylyltransferase MobA translates to MTLNTQLPPCSILLLAGGRGQRMGGQDKGLVEWQGEPLIAHLQRKARPLTDDLIISCNRNRERYAPYADQLVVDDQDDFPGPLAGIRAGLKAARHGHLLVLPCDVPRIDGALLQDMREAARQNPEKPLMLRHDGHWEPLLCVIPVALLAAFEDAWNAGERSPGRIMRNLGATALQCPDNDPRLANLNTPELLNSHNTVSD, encoded by the coding sequence ATGACCTTGAATACGCAATTGCCGCCCTGCTCCATTCTGCTTTTGGCAGGCGGACGCGGCCAACGCATGGGCGGTCAGGACAAAGGTCTGGTGGAATGGCAGGGCGAACCGCTGATTGCACATTTACAGCGCAAGGCGCGCCCTCTGACCGATGATTTGATCATCTCGTGCAATCGCAATCGAGAGCGTTACGCGCCGTACGCCGATCAGTTGGTAGTGGATGACCAGGACGATTTTCCAGGGCCGTTGGCCGGCATTCGTGCAGGCCTGAAAGCCGCTCGCCATGGGCATCTGCTGGTATTGCCCTGCGACGTCCCGCGAATCGACGGCGCACTGCTGCAGGACATGCGTGAAGCCGCCCGACAGAATCCTGAAAAACCTTTAATGTTGCGTCATGACGGGCATTGGGAACCTCTGTTGTGCGTGATTCCGGTCGCCCTGCTTGCGGCATTCGAAGACGCCTGGAACGCCGGTGAGCGCAGCCCCGGACGGATCATGCGCAACCTCGGCGCCACGGCACTGCAATGTCCCGACAATGACCCGCGACTGGCCAACCTCAACACCCCCGAACTGTTAAATTCGCATAACACTGTGTCAGACTGA
- a CDS encoding enoyl-CoA hydratase-related protein has protein sequence MSSLPDCQTLLLELHGGVLHITLNRPQSRNAMSLQMVGELRAVLAAVRDDRAVRALVLSGSGGHFCAGGDIKDMANARAQGAEAYRDLNRTFGALLQEAQHTPQVLICLLQGAVMGGGFGLACVSDIAIADHQAQFGLPETSLGLLPAQIAPFVVQRIGLTETRRLALTAARFDGHQARRLGLVHFVEQDAQALAERLDEVLQHVLCCAPQANALTKQLLLASAGQPSSELLDEAAQWFSEAVTGAEGIEGTLAFMQKRKPGWAT, from the coding sequence ATGAGCAGCCTGCCCGATTGCCAGACGCTGTTGCTGGAACTGCATGGCGGCGTGCTGCACATCACCCTCAATCGCCCGCAAAGCCGTAATGCGATGAGCCTGCAGATGGTCGGCGAGTTGCGCGCCGTATTGGCCGCCGTTCGCGATGACCGCGCCGTGCGAGCCTTGGTGCTCAGCGGCAGTGGCGGCCATTTCTGCGCCGGTGGCGACATCAAGGACATGGCCAACGCCCGCGCCCAAGGGGCCGAGGCCTACCGCGATTTGAACCGGACGTTCGGCGCGCTTCTGCAAGAAGCCCAGCACACGCCGCAAGTGCTGATCTGTCTGCTGCAAGGTGCGGTGATGGGCGGCGGATTTGGTTTGGCCTGCGTCAGCGACATTGCGATTGCCGATCACCAGGCGCAATTCGGTCTGCCGGAAACCAGTCTCGGCCTGTTGCCGGCGCAGATCGCGCCATTTGTCGTGCAGCGTATCGGCCTCACCGAAACCCGCCGACTAGCCCTGACCGCCGCACGTTTCGACGGCCATCAGGCGCGGCGTCTAGGCCTGGTGCATTTTGTCGAGCAGGACGCGCAGGCGCTGGCCGAGCGGCTGGATGAAGTGCTGCAACATGTCCTGTGTTGCGCGCCACAGGCGAATGCGCTGACCAAGCAGTTGCTGCTGGCGAGTGCCGGACAGCCGTCGAGTGAGTTGCTCGATGAGGCGGCGCAATGGTTCAGCGAAGCGGTGACCGGTGCGGAGGGCATCGAGGGGACCCTGGCGTTCATGCAAAAACGCAAACCCGGGTGGGCCACCTGA
- the yegS gene encoding lipid kinase YegS, giving the protein MSERRALLILHGKQAANEEVRTAVEDKRKQGWELAVRLTWEAGDAQRWVEQALADGYTKIIAGGGDGTLRDIAEALAAHPRKASLILLPLGTANDFSRAAGVPLEPAAALELLDVPACDIDLGEVGGQIFLNMATGGFGSQVTANTSEDLKKVLGGAAYLFTGLSRFSELHAAYGELQGPDFHWRGELLALGIGNGRQAGGGHVLCPQALADDGLLDISILPAPQELVGTLKSLLSDGFGIDNMFVRTRLPWVEIKVAEGLYINLDGEPLEGDSMRFEARPAALQIHLPKDSPLLSVKSAVNRPD; this is encoded by the coding sequence ATGAGTGAGCGCCGAGCGCTGTTGATTCTGCATGGCAAGCAAGCCGCGAACGAGGAGGTTCGCACTGCGGTCGAGGACAAACGCAAGCAAGGCTGGGAGCTGGCGGTGCGCCTGACCTGGGAGGCGGGAGATGCTCAGCGTTGGGTGGAGCAAGCGTTGGCGGATGGCTATACGAAGATTATTGCCGGCGGCGGCGACGGTACTTTGCGCGATATCGCCGAAGCCCTCGCGGCACATCCGAGGAAAGCCAGTCTGATCCTTTTGCCATTGGGAACCGCTAACGATTTTTCCCGCGCGGCGGGAGTGCCGCTGGAACCGGCAGCAGCGCTCGAGCTGCTGGACGTACCTGCGTGTGACATTGATTTGGGTGAGGTAGGCGGGCAGATTTTCCTCAACATGGCCACCGGCGGCTTCGGCAGTCAGGTCACGGCCAATACGTCGGAGGATCTGAAAAAGGTTTTGGGCGGTGCGGCCTATCTGTTCACTGGCCTGTCCCGATTCAGCGAACTGCATGCCGCTTATGGCGAGTTGCAAGGGCCGGATTTCCACTGGCGCGGCGAGCTGCTGGCATTGGGCATTGGCAATGGCCGTCAGGCTGGCGGCGGGCATGTTTTGTGTCCGCAGGCACTGGCTGACGACGGCTTGCTGGATATCAGTATCCTGCCGGCGCCCCAGGAGCTGGTCGGCACCTTGAAGAGTCTGCTGAGCGATGGTTTTGGCATCGACAACATGTTTGTCCGGACCCGTTTGCCTTGGGTCGAAATCAAAGTCGCCGAGGGGCTTTATATCAATCTTGATGGTGAACCGCTGGAAGGCGACAGCATGCGGTTTGAGGCGAGGCCGGCGGCGCTGCAGATCCATCTGCCGAAAGACTCGCCACTGTTGAGCGTTAAATCGGCTGTCAATCGTCCAGACTGA
- a CDS encoding sensor histidine kinase, whose protein sequence is MYASLKSITTWPPSRENARRFTLIMCVAATLGSLLTYGFSAQLCLGLLLLNIAATACVWVQYRLSRKSIKFQPQELADRLLEVQENERHRLSRELHDDIGQLLTAAKLQSDWLKRRMPEDLQEHCTALCETLEETLNKVRDVSAILNPRQLTSLGLEASLRAHLLKTLTNTSVHWSLDCQQRLNGLPEEMAVAAFRITQEAVTNILRHAQAKNLLIRVQRLPKGLTLLISDDGQGFAPAANPGREGQRGMAGMAERIEQLGGTLSVISEPGKGTQIEALFPWAPRALERASTNKVMR, encoded by the coding sequence ATGTACGCCAGCCTCAAGTCAATCACTACATGGCCACCCTCCCGGGAAAACGCACGCCGGTTCACACTCATAATGTGTGTCGCGGCAACGCTTGGCAGCTTGCTGACCTATGGTTTTTCCGCGCAGCTTTGCCTCGGGTTGCTGCTGTTGAACATCGCCGCCACTGCCTGCGTCTGGGTGCAATATCGGTTGTCGCGCAAATCGATCAAGTTCCAGCCACAGGAACTCGCTGACCGTTTGCTGGAAGTTCAGGAAAACGAGCGCCATCGACTCAGCCGCGAGTTGCACGACGATATCGGTCAATTGCTGACGGCGGCCAAGCTGCAGAGCGACTGGCTCAAGCGACGCATGCCGGAAGATCTGCAGGAACACTGCACGGCGCTGTGCGAAACACTTGAAGAAACGCTGAACAAGGTGCGCGACGTTTCAGCCATCCTCAATCCACGCCAGTTGACCAGCCTGGGTCTTGAAGCCAGCCTGCGTGCGCATCTGCTCAAGACATTGACCAACACCAGCGTGCACTGGAGCCTCGATTGCCAGCAGCGCCTCAACGGCCTCCCGGAAGAAATGGCGGTCGCCGCCTTTCGTATTACTCAGGAGGCCGTTACCAATATCCTGCGTCACGCGCAGGCGAAGAATCTGCTGATACGCGTGCAACGCCTGCCAAAGGGCCTGACATTGCTCATCAGCGACGACGGGCAGGGATTTGCCCCGGCGGCCAATCCGGGTCGCGAAGGACAACGTGGCATGGCCGGGATGGCTGAACGAATCGAACAATTGGGCGGCACCCTGAGCGTTATCAGCGAGCCGGGCAAAGGCACACAAATCGAAGCACTTTTCCCCTGGGCGCCCCGTGCACTCGAGCGGGCCAGTACGAATAAGGTTATGCGTTGA
- a CDS encoding YgdI/YgdR family lipoprotein, which translates to MTQRTLATFMLALGLATLAGCSSPTVITLNDGREIQAVDTPKYDDDSGFYEFKQLDGKETRINKDQVRTVKEL; encoded by the coding sequence ATGACTCAACGGACCCTCGCCACTTTCATGCTCGCACTGGGCCTGGCTACCCTCGCTGGTTGCTCCTCGCCAACAGTGATCACCTTGAATGATGGTCGCGAAATCCAGGCCGTCGACACCCCGAAATACGATGACGATTCGGGCTTCTACGAGTTCAAACAGCTGGACGGCAAAGAAACTCGCATCAACAAGGATCAGGTTCGTACCGTTAAAGAGCTGTAA
- the moaB gene encoding molybdenum cofactor biosynthesis protein B → MKAKADVPFVPLNIAVLTVSDTRTLETDTSGQVFVDRLAAAGHHLAARVLLKDDLYKIRAQVANWIADDVVQVVLITGGTGFTGRDSTPEAVACLLDKQVDGFGELFRQISVADIGTSTVQSRALAGLANGTLVCCLPGSTNAVRTGWDGILGEQLDARHRPCNFVPHLKQATPCESRG, encoded by the coding sequence ATGAAAGCCAAGGCTGATGTACCTTTCGTGCCGCTGAATATTGCGGTGCTGACTGTCAGTGATACCCGAACCCTGGAAACCGATACCTCAGGCCAGGTCTTCGTCGACCGCTTGGCGGCCGCCGGCCACCATCTGGCGGCGCGGGTACTGCTCAAAGATGATCTCTACAAAATTCGTGCGCAAGTCGCCAACTGGATAGCCGACGATGTCGTGCAGGTTGTGCTGATCACCGGTGGCACCGGGTTCACCGGTCGCGACAGCACGCCGGAAGCGGTGGCCTGTCTGCTCGACAAGCAAGTGGATGGGTTTGGCGAGTTGTTCCGGCAGATTTCGGTGGCCGATATCGGTACTTCGACTGTGCAATCCCGTGCGCTGGCCGGTTTGGCCAATGGCACGCTGGTTTGCTGTTTGCCCGGCTCGACCAACGCCGTGCGCACCGGTTGGGATGGGATTCTTGGAGAGCAACTGGACGCACGCCACCGCCCGTGCAATTTCGTGCCGCATTTGAAACAGGCGACGCCTTGTGAATCACGTGGGTAA
- a CDS encoding response regulator transcription factor: MTCNLLLVDDHSLIRAGVRALVLDIPGYAVIGEANDGSQLLEMVEQLNPDIVLLDISMKETGGLEALQRLKRVRPQSKVLILSMHTDPALIMQALESGAHGYLLKDTTATELEHALEALRNNERYLSPAIAHTVINQALTRNQKQQPEIADSHNLTARQLEILRLIVRGKSTREIANGLGLSIKTVETHRSQIMKRLQIYDVAGLVLFAVREQIISLDD; this comes from the coding sequence TTGACTTGTAACTTACTCCTGGTGGATGACCACTCGCTGATCAGGGCCGGCGTGCGTGCTCTGGTACTGGATATTCCCGGTTACGCGGTGATTGGCGAGGCCAATGACGGCTCGCAGCTGCTCGAAATGGTCGAGCAACTGAACCCCGACATCGTGCTGCTGGATATTTCCATGAAAGAAACCGGCGGCCTCGAAGCCCTGCAACGTCTCAAGCGCGTACGTCCGCAGAGCAAAGTACTGATCCTGTCGATGCACACCGACCCGGCGCTGATCATGCAAGCGCTGGAGTCCGGCGCGCACGGTTATCTGCTCAAGGACACCACAGCCACCGAACTCGAACACGCACTCGAAGCCCTGCGCAACAACGAGCGCTACTTGAGTCCGGCCATCGCCCACACAGTGATCAACCAGGCACTGACGCGTAACCAGAAGCAGCAGCCGGAAATCGCCGACTCGCACAACCTGACCGCACGCCAGCTGGAAATCCTGCGCTTGATCGTGCGCGGGAAATCCACCCGGGAAATCGCCAATGGCCTGGGCTTGAGCATCAAGACCGTCGAGACCCACCGCTCGCAGATCATGAAACGTCTACAGATCTACGATGTGGCGGGCCTGGTGCTGTTCGCCGTGCGCGAACAGATCATCAGTCTGGACGATTGA